gggggggcaaaacgatagtTGCCgcccccaatattttcaaacGGTgaggcgatcgccccccccccccccccaggatcgacgcctctgcccttcaaagaaacaaaccaaAATCAACtccgagcggccgatcgggaaaatgtggctgaaaaaatccccccccccccaccccattggcgaaggctggatccgcccctgcataaGAATATATCTATAATAACGACAATAACGCTAATTTAAATATCTCTATGTATTTTACACCCCTGTATGGAACGCACGCAAAATCTATGACGAGCACATAAACATACTACTAAACATAAAACAGTCATGTACATCATTCCTGGCTGGGGATTCCCCGTTTTCAAATGTTGCTACGAGTCGCGCAAGTGAAATATCCAATATCGTACATAAACACAACGACAGAATAGTAATTTAAATTCTTTTCGCAAAACTTAGTATAAACCATCTTTGCTTATTGGAATCGACCCAGGTTTTACTCACAGTTCATCGCCATTGGAACTTGAACATAAAGTCAAGTAAGTAATGAAAGATTTAGCAGTAGGCTTACACCATTTGCTTTAAGTAGTGGTGTGTCGTATAAAATTATGTTCGCGCGCTCGTGTACGCTAGGTTTACAGCATGGACACACGTCGTTAGGCCTATTTCCGGGGTCTACTCAAGCGCCCATTTTCGTGAGATTGacttcttcattatttttattgcttATTTAGGATTCttattgttatcaatatttgttattgtcattattctttttatttctttactgTTATCCCCTGCTGTTATCATGCATCAGCAACATTGTTGCTGTATATAGGCCACATATGCCTTATATTCTTTTTCCGTAGTACATCCCTCTTGTAGAGTATGGTCGAATCATGTAAACTTcgtcagtggtggatccagggggggggggcacagggggcgcacgccccccccccccccaatatccgaaggcgccgctcaagaaataaaagaaaagtaaaagaaaggaaaggcgCAGCTTAAAAAtaatacactgatataatattagcaacagtaagggaaagactatcccccagcaaagactttacccctttttcaacatttccttttatggcgccggtgaagtgcaaaaatatgtgcgccgctcggcagtatgcctccccccccccctttcgccaaaagctggatccgcctatgttcgatggcaatcatcaccatcatcataattattatcaataattttaaaatcatattaacATTCATCACCATTATGGTCACAAAGTATATGTCTATAGActtattataatgaaattaattttttttcattaaatttcaaaGTTCAATAGGACATACTaaattatgtattctattgtcaGTGTTTGTACTGATATTCATAAGTGTAGActattacgatgatgatgataatgatgatgatgacgacgatgatggtggtgatgatgatggtggtgatgatgacgatgatgataacagcaacatttcatcatcatcattcctcATTGTTTCCTTATATCAGATAGATTTagtcatttattaatttattttgtttctttttttatgacaaTAATCAAATATATAGAACTAAAATATTGTCGTTATATCAGATGCGATGTTTTATGATAAAAGGAATTaagaatggaaaataaaaatatttctgaatGTTGCTTGATCATTACAtctttaacaaaattaaagggatatGTTTTCGTCTTTTCTTAGATAACGAAAATGTTAGTAAATATTACATGACGATAAGtgaaattaatcataaaatatataatccTTTGTCAGtattttttataacatttattttaagttgatttaatatatattgatatattgttCATGACATTGActtgttatgattgtatttacttggtttatattttgttgaaaatgaaataaatgaaatgaaattatatgaactgatttaaaaaataagcacGATTACGTGATCTTCTGTCTTTATCAAATACAGGATAAGGATTATGACAACGATACGGAAAGTGAAAGTTGCTGCGTATAGTGGAAGTGTTGAAAACAACGTGGCCGGACTCACTGAAATAAGAGAGAAAATGGCAGATTGTGTTGAAGAGGTTAAATATGTTCAGCTACCTTATAACATTAGTGATATGCAGAAGATGAAACTGGATAAGAATTACTACATGTTGCTCTGTCATTCAATCAACAACAGAAGATTTTCAATCACCAATGTCACTGATGCTCTTTATGATGGCTTCCTTATGAAATCCAAGAAACGATTAGGTAAGATGGAAcgatgtttttaatatttgtaataCTACATAATAATGttgtaaaagaaaaagtaaCTCATATGCCTGATTTTAAGGAGTGGAGCTCCTTGGTAAATTTGAAGTGATTTCGTGGATTATATTATGCCTATCCCCTTTCCTTTTTGACTACCcgattttttgttatatttgttttgtttaatgcAATTAAAATTAAGTATTTCTAGACCGTTTAGACTATCGATATTTGGcactatttcttttccttttttaggTCGCCGTAAAATTGGTGTGATTGCTCATGACTTTGATCCTGCCCAGCTCTCTTCGGACAAACTTAACAGTAGAATGGATTCCTTCAAAACCATTCAAGAAAGAACATTCAGAAAATCAATTCTGCAACTAATCGGTGGACAGCTATCTCAAACACCGGTAGAGATTAATAATGACCAATGGGAGGAACTCGGAAAATATTTAAGAAACGAATTAAAGAATCCGAAGCCCCGGAAACCTGGCCGCTGCATGCTGTAAATCGTATTGTATGAACTATTATCACATTGTGTCAGAAGTTGTGAAGTATATACAAAGGGAATTATTTTGCATTACAgttaatacaataataatattgatgataacaTATACCTAGCCTGTGGAAATTTTAAGTTTAATTTCTTTAACGCAAATTTAATGTAGAAACGTGATATGCAAATGTACAAAAGACAAACTTTCTCTATATAGCAAGTAAACATAacgcaaagaaaaaaaagatatcacTAGCTAATACATGCTTCAAAattcattcatacatacaatgtttaaatgtttaattcattcattcattcatatcatACATTAAACCAAAATTCATTCATACCCTACACGGAactcttcaaattttcatttaaccAACCCCAAAATATGCTCAGAGATCCATTAGACACCACGGTCCCGATTTATGGAACTCTTTATACCAGAGTCTTTACAAAGATGCTCATCTCTTTACTCATTTAAGGCAAACATTAAATCCATGTTAATATCAGAATATTTAAAGTAAGTTTTCTGTGTCAGTATTTCAGTTAATCATTAAACCACTCTTCTTTCAGTGAGTTAATCATTACCAAATTCTCCCACATGACAatcatctccatggccttcatccCAATCATTGTctccatcatcctcatcatctgcATCGATGGTGAgcgcgtcatggtctagtggttctgactctcgccagaacagaggtcgtgggttcgaattgtagccatggcgtgttttcctttagcaagaaatttatccacactgtgctgcactcgacccaggtgaggtaaatgggtcccgacaggaagtaattcctcaaaaagctgtgcgcatcAGAATCGGTAAACTAGCTTATCCGGGGTAAtagaagcgccttgagcacctataTAATTATAGCAAGGTGGAtgcgtgcgctatacaaatcctatattattattattatcttcataATTGAAATTATGAACAAATATTACCATTATGCATCATAAATGAATGAGTTTTAATCCGCGGGGTtgccatttttttcaagcaatctgcttctAATGACAATCCTCCTGCAAACTATAAGATGGAAcgatgtttttaatatttacaaCAGAATGTTGTAATAGAAAAAATAACTCATATGCCTGATTTTAAAGAGTGGAGCTCCTTGGTAAATTTGAAGTGATTTCGTGGGTTATGCCTATCCCACTTCCCCTTTTAACTacctgatttttttatattttttttgtttaatgcaATAAAAATGAAGTATTTCTAGACCGTATAGACTATCGATACTTggcattatttctttcttttcttttatttttaggtCGCcgtaaaatattttctttatcatacTCCAGCACGTAATAACATATTATAAATTACCAAAAATATTCCTTGCAATATGTATTTTTGCAGCATCTATATCGTTCTCATGGCATTGGGAGTGCAGTGACCGAGCAATAAATTTGTCCTCTTCATCTGGGAAGAGGACAAACGCCATGAGAACGATAGAGCGCCGTCAGCGGGCGTTGCGGTGTAATTTGACGGATGTTTGAATGTGGGCACTTTCGCTCCAAGAGGATAATTTTCTTGCTAGTTCGCTACATTCTTTTTAACATTCTTCTTGGGAAGTCGATATtacagcacccccccccccacacacacacacactcacctgTTTTATCCACTTATGTCTTGTAATAGATTTCTTAAAAAGTTGCAGCTTTAAATTTTAAACTTGAGCAAGGCACCCAGAGTCACGACATCCGTCAAATTCATTGGAAGCTCCTTGAAAATAATAAGCGGCGTTGCGGTCGTTGAACTAGGGGTTAAACTACTGCGTAACGGCGTAGATTATGCTGCCACGGTATCAAACTGCGGATTTACGGaactataaataaataaaatagcaatgattgaattattttgaatcatttgcatgccaaactTTAACGAATCAACATGAACATACATCCCATACGTATATCCATCGCTCCCAAACGCTACGAATGTTCACTATGCGATAAGACATACAGTCACAGGTTCGACCTGAAGAGGCACATACAAAATGTACACCCAGGTATGGAAGAGGATGATGATTGTGAGACAGATGATGAAGGTAGCAAATATGATCATCGACTCCAAAGGCCATCTAAAAAGCGTCGATTGGCAGAATCTAGCTCTGATGATAAAAGCGAAGGAGAGGATGAATCATCAGATTCTGAGACACCTCACACGGAAGAATCGGAAAGCCACTGACAAGATGAGGGATATTTGccaaatatcaaaaatatatctaAAATGGATCGGATGAAAATGAGGCTAGAGAGAAGCTGGCCCATGTGAAAGTTCTATGGGCAGTCAAAcgcatcttcttctttttttatctaCTCAAAGTTTTTACGGCAGAACCTGTACCTCGAAGAAGACCAATCGGGATATTCAGTCTGACTTCACGGAGAAACTAGAAAATGGCATGGATATGAGTAAAGCTATACAACGTGTCTTAGACAGAAGCATGACAAAATTTGAAAGCTTATTCCAATACCATGAGGAGGATGAAGATGATAGTGAAGATGAGACAGAGTGATGCTCAACAGTGAGACTGTTATAAAGTCATATAAATGGACTACTATAGCTATACATGCGCTAACACAAATGGCAAATGAAGTttatttcaacatgttcagtgttatgaattaattttgctgtaccttttattttcagataaaaGCCCCTCGTAGtggggaaaatattttaattatcataCTCCAGCACGTAATAACAGATTATAAATTACGTAGAATATTCATTGCAGTATGTATTTTGCAGTATCTCTATATATgctttcatgaaaataataacaaaaatccGAGTTACCACACTATCTACAGTGTCATTTGTTTATCTCTTTTCATGATATGAGATTCTTAGCTTGATTAATTTGATGAtggaatataacaataataCATAATCTAAAATTCAATTATTATGCATACACGTCACAAATGTGCAGgataaaagaatgaaaacatGCATTATTCATTTTACACCAACACATACGATATaaacttaccccccccccccccatcacaaTAACAGTAGTTCTAAGTAGGAATAAtaactatataggcctacattctgTTTCATCAGACTCGAACAGGCCGTCTTCCATGATCATCCAATTCATACCATCTTTGACACCGATCTGACATCTCGCTCATTCTTGCAAAtatgtttacacttaatcggcttttgcatcggctttttcatagcgtgtgaacgcgattaacttgcatcggctcgcggttcagaaccggcaattttgcaccaccaaagtagtaggttcagaaccgcgacccgatgcagaatcggcttttttactacgtgtaaacagaaagccgattctgcatctgaaccgcgagctgtaacagtgtgtaaacgcagtgcaagataaaccaaaagccgattctgcatcggcttttggttcagaaccaaaagccgatcaagtgtaaacacggtaataatAACATCTCAACACCTCCCATCGCGTCTCGGAGCACAGATAAAGCAACTAGATTTCGTACAGTTGTCAACCACCTTTTCAATATCGCCAATGTATAGTATTGAGAGGGTTTTCCCCATGGACACATTGCTCTTGACGTGTGTATGACGTACTTGACTTATAACTTCAGATATAACAGTTAACTTTTATGAGcagtgcaggggcggatccagctcccgccaataggggggggggggcgaaaaaaatTTCACCCATAttctccccgatcggccgctaaaagttgatttttgtttgtttctttgaatggGTTgtcccagttgcgtaatgagccaaaaatttggaGGGGACTCGATACGACGTATCGCGTAAAATCattaagaagttgcgagcgagcgagcaaaaaatttgacatatttattacaaaaatcaaagtttgtgatagattttgacataatatttgcaaaataataggcctatatttcacccttatccctttccacttctcttttttttcttgggaggggggggggaacgcCGTTGTCCTAACAGttatttcttagctttattattatcaaacaacattttaaaaaaatgtaataatctcATTAGCCCTatttaaaaagtgcgagcgcgaagcgcgagctgaaaatacaaaaatgatatttcaaacaTGAATAAGAATGGgatactctattcatgttttgtaaatcatgaaaaaggatgggtaattttgtatttttctacattaatattgcgagcgcaaagcgcgagtagaaaatttttgatattctgatctgaaacttcgataattttaaattaatttaattttagaTAATTGTAACTTTAAtctaaagcactgtgtaggggAATTGTGAAGAGGATGTGaatagcacttaataaatgatgcgagtgtgaagcgcgagctgatattatgattattattttgacctaggacctggacattctaggcctaaggacattttgtcatcacatgaaaatgatcttcccattcctcttcctaagcgcgatatgaaacttgtcgatattcctttctgaaaaagggacaatttagttattaggatttcatgaaaattttattatcatatttattaatgtagtAAGCCTAATGAGTTGACATCTGTTGACATTTAGgcttgaaaactggatatttcaagcacttttgtaatcatgaataggatttatgagttgatatattttcaacaataatgctagcgcaaatcgcgagacgaaatttttgataaactgtcataacaGAGGGATTTTAAGTAGTCTGTTACAGAATTGATATATAAAGAATcttatggaataaacaaagacaatatgtaggccttcttggcaaatcaaataatgcgagtgcacaatgaaaaaagctgcaaatgatattcacacaataaaacggacattttacaaagcactttaaaaaatcaatttgtatatcaaacaaaatgatgaaagctcgatgtccgagctggaattgtatattgactttaaaacttgatattttaagctacatatcagcctattgagcaagatatgtatttcATCGAACAtgctatgcgagcgcgaagcgcgagcaaaaatttgatatagtgacataaaaatatatttttcaatcattttccaagtcttcctctgaccttattttattcactcgtctccctcctctagtcctcttcttttttccttccttctttcccctactttttcttttctttctttcccctactttttcttttttctttctttccccctttttttcattttttgctcCGTCGataggggggcccgggcccctcgaCCCCCCCCCTGAATCCGCCTATATGCAGTGTACATCATTCCGTTAGAATCAAGACATTTTACAATCAttgaacatcatcatcattcttacCCGCTACTTCTTTTATGAATATGTCACGTTATACCAACGTACCTCCATCTTCTCTACTTCAAGTCCTGCAACTACCCGCATCTTAGTCAGGTTCACTATGTACATATTTTAGCTTTCGCcggatttttttgagaaagtgataactatatatttttggaaAGGTTATTGTATGAGCTATCAGAAAAACAATGGTTTAATTTGCACCGACGACCCCTATATGGCCGCTATCTTGGaattttcaaaatggccaccgtgaaagtttttttttcaatatctcgGCTTCTAAATAACCTAGAATCATAATTTttgggttacacttcgtaattccgaaggttttttattccgaaggttcgtaattccgaaacacgtaaattgcctatacctcgatgtttgttaatccgaaaacgtaaaagggttcgttaatccgaacatttgtagcgttattccgaaggttcgttattccgaaggttcgataatccgaaaaagaattaaggttcgatgttccgaaggttcgttaatccgaaaacgaaataaggttcgttgttccgaaggttcgttaatccgaaaacgaaataaggttcgttgttccgaaggttcgttagtccgaaaacgaaataacgctcgttaatcatttcgttttcggactaacgaacatcatttcgttttcggattaacgaacctcacttcgttttcggactaaccactagcgtacctacggggggagcaggggggcagtctgccccccccccccccctgacgagccacaaccaatacaaaatacatatccctgcccccctgacgagcttgaaagaccttttttgccccccccccccctgacgagcttgaagacctttattgcccccctgacgagcttgaagaccttttttttcctttattttttgcttgtcaaaatttttgcggccgattttgcctcccccccccccccctttggaaaatcctaggtacgccactgggactAACGAACCtacggaattacgaacctcatttcgttttcggactaacgaaccttcggaaatacgaaccttcggaataacgaagcttcggaaatACGAATGTATGCGTAATTTTTGCACCTAAACCACCATTTATGAGGACAAGAAATCTAGTTGTATTTCACAAATTACCAGACCCAAAACTTACATCGAGTGTCA
This genomic interval from Lytechinus pictus isolate F3 Inbred chromosome 3, Lp3.0, whole genome shotgun sequence contains the following:
- the LOC129256099 gene encoding uncharacterized protein LOC129256099, yielding MTTIRKVKVAAYSGSVENNVAGLTEIREKMADCVEEVKYVQLPYNISDMQKMKLDKNYYMLLCHSINNRRFSITNVTDALYDGFLMKSKKRLGRRKIGVIAHDFDPAQLSSDKLNSRMDSFKTIQERTFRKSILQLIGGQLSQTPVEINNDQWEELGKYLRNELKNPKPRKPGRCML